From one Actinopolyspora saharensis genomic stretch:
- the thrC gene encoding threonine synthase — MQLAPAHSGPGWPGVVEAYRDRVAVPDGAEVVSLREGNTPLVFAPHLSELTGCRVHVKVEGANPTGSFKDRGMTVAMTHAKAAGMQAVICASTGNTSASAAAYAARAGMGSAVLVPQGKIAMGKLAQAVVHGARILQVRGSFDDCLELARKTAANYPVTLVNSVNPARLAGQKTAAFEICDTLGSAPDVHCLPVGNAGNITAYWTGYSEYLADGRTDRAPAMFGFQAAGAAPLVSGEPVSEPETVATAIRVGSPASWDGAVAARTNSGGLFSAVTDERILEAYRLLASREGIFVEPASAASIAGLLATSAEGRLPVGSDVVCTVTGHGLKDPDTALADMVEVQPLPVDPEAVATALELT; from the coding sequence ATGCAACTCGCCCCCGCGCACTCGGGTCCGGGGTGGCCGGGAGTCGTCGAGGCCTACCGCGACCGGGTCGCGGTTCCGGACGGGGCCGAGGTGGTGAGCCTGCGGGAGGGCAACACCCCGCTCGTCTTCGCGCCGCACCTGTCCGAGCTGACCGGTTGCCGGGTCCACGTGAAGGTGGAGGGCGCCAACCCCACCGGCTCGTTCAAGGACCGCGGCATGACCGTGGCGATGACCCACGCGAAGGCCGCGGGGATGCAGGCCGTCATCTGCGCCTCGACCGGCAACACCTCGGCCTCGGCCGCCGCCTACGCGGCCCGCGCCGGGATGGGCTCGGCGGTGCTGGTGCCGCAGGGCAAGATCGCGATGGGCAAGCTGGCGCAGGCCGTGGTGCACGGTGCTCGGATCCTGCAGGTGCGGGGCAGTTTCGACGACTGCCTCGAACTGGCGCGCAAGACCGCTGCGAACTACCCGGTGACACTGGTCAACTCGGTCAATCCGGCGCGCCTGGCCGGGCAGAAGACGGCGGCCTTCGAGATCTGCGACACGCTGGGATCAGCTCCGGACGTGCACTGCCTGCCCGTGGGCAACGCGGGCAACATAACCGCCTACTGGACGGGCTATTCGGAGTACCTCGCCGACGGGCGCACCGATCGGGCCCCGGCCATGTTCGGGTTCCAGGCGGCGGGAGCGGCCCCGCTGGTCTCCGGTGAGCCGGTTTCCGAACCGGAGACGGTGGCCACGGCCATCAGGGTGGGCAGTCCGGCCTCCTGGGACGGCGCGGTCGCGGCCAGGACGAACTCGGGTGGCTTGTTCTCCGCCGTGACCGACGAGCGGATCCTGGAGGCCTACCGCCTGCTGGCCTCCCGCGAGGGGATCTTCGTGGAGCCGGCGTCCGCGGCCAGCATCGCAGGTCTGCTCGCGACCTCAGCGGAGGGGAGGTTGCCCGTGGGCTCCGACGTGGTGTGCACCGTCACGGGACACGGCCTCAAGGACCCGGACACGGCCCTGGCCGACATGGTCGAGGTGCAGCCGCTTCCGGTCGATCCCGAGGCGGTGGCTACGGCGCTGGAGCTGACGTGA
- the argS gene encoding arginine--tRNA ligase produces MTPAALAELVRTTAVDVLSARGVDTSVLPENVTVERPRNPEHGDYATNLAMQVGKRAGVAPRELAGWLAESLAQREEIDSAEVAGPGFLNLRLAADAQGAIVRDVLTKAESFGSGDLYQGLRVNLEFVSANPTGPIHLGGSRWAAAGDALGRVLQAQGAEVTREYYFNDAGAQIDRFVKSLVAAAKGEETPEDGYGGAYIGEIASEVVRREPGVLELPDAERDEVFRRTGVGLMFDEIKRSLHEFRTDFDVFFHEDSLHNSGAVTEALERVKESGNLYEAEGAWWLRSSEFGDDKDRVVIKSDGAPAYIAGDVAYLRDKRDRGFELCLYMLGADHHGYISRLKAAAAAMGDDPDSVEVLIGQLVNLVREGEPVRMSKRAGTVVTLEDLVEAVGVDAARYSLIRSSVDSPVDIDLDLISKHTNDNPVFYVQYAHARLSSLQRNAVSLGIDRGSVTEADLGLLAHDREGDLIRTLGEFPRVVHSAAELREPHRVARYLEELASAYHRFYDSCRVLQPGDDRAGPLTIARLQLCEATRQVLANGLSLLGVSAPEQM; encoded by the coding sequence GTGACACCAGCAGCGCTTGCCGAACTCGTCCGAACGACCGCCGTAGACGTGCTGTCCGCCCGAGGGGTGGACACCTCGGTGCTGCCGGAGAACGTCACGGTCGAGCGACCCCGCAACCCGGAGCACGGCGACTACGCCACCAACCTGGCGATGCAGGTCGGGAAGCGAGCCGGAGTGGCGCCGCGCGAACTGGCCGGGTGGCTGGCCGAATCGCTCGCGCAGCGCGAGGAGATCGACTCGGCCGAGGTGGCCGGGCCCGGCTTCCTGAACCTGCGGCTGGCAGCGGACGCGCAGGGCGCCATCGTCCGGGACGTGCTCACCAAGGCCGAGAGCTTCGGTTCCGGGGACCTCTACCAGGGCCTGCGGGTGAACCTCGAGTTCGTCTCGGCCAACCCCACCGGACCGATCCACCTCGGCGGGAGCCGGTGGGCCGCCGCGGGCGACGCCCTCGGGCGCGTGCTGCAGGCCCAGGGGGCCGAGGTCACCAGGGAGTACTACTTCAACGACGCGGGCGCGCAGATCGACCGGTTCGTGAAATCGCTGGTGGCCGCGGCCAAGGGCGAGGAAACTCCCGAGGACGGCTACGGCGGGGCCTACATCGGTGAGATCGCCTCCGAGGTCGTCCGCCGCGAACCCGGCGTGCTCGAGCTCCCCGACGCCGAGCGCGACGAGGTGTTCCGCCGCACCGGCGTGGGGCTGATGTTCGACGAGATCAAGCGCAGCCTGCACGAGTTCCGCACCGACTTCGACGTCTTCTTCCACGAGGACTCGCTGCACAACTCCGGCGCGGTCACCGAGGCCCTGGAACGGGTGAAGGAGTCGGGCAACCTCTACGAGGCCGAGGGCGCCTGGTGGCTGCGCTCCTCCGAGTTCGGCGACGACAAGGACAGGGTCGTCATCAAGAGCGACGGCGCCCCGGCCTACATCGCCGGCGACGTCGCCTACCTGAGGGACAAGCGCGACCGCGGCTTCGAGCTGTGCCTGTACATGCTCGGAGCCGACCACCACGGCTACATCTCGCGGTTGAAGGCCGCTGCCGCCGCGATGGGCGACGACCCGGACTCGGTGGAGGTGCTGATCGGTCAACTGGTCAACCTCGTGCGCGAGGGCGAACCGGTCCGCATGAGCAAGCGCGCTGGTACCGTGGTGACCCTGGAGGACCTGGTCGAGGCCGTGGGCGTCGACGCGGCGCGCTACTCGCTGATCCGCTCCTCGGTCGACTCCCCCGTGGACATCGACCTCGACCTGATCAGCAAGCACACCAACGACAACCCGGTCTTCTACGTGCAGTACGCGCACGCCCGGTTGTCCTCCCTGCAGCGCAACGCCGTTTCGCTCGGAATCGACCGGGGAAGCGTCACCGAGGCCGACCTGGGGTTGCTCGCGCACGACAGGGAGGGTGACCTGATCCGCACGCTCGGGGAGTTCCCCCGGGTCGTGCACTCGGCGGCCGAACTGCGGGAGCCGCACCGCGTCGCCCGCTACCTGGAGGAGCTGGCCAGCGCCTACCACCGGTTCTACGACTCCTGCCGCGTGCTGCAGCCCGGTGACGACCGGGCCGGCCCGTTGACGATCGCCAGGTTGCAGCTGTGCGAGGCGACCCGCCAGGTGCTCGCCAACGGTTTGTCCCTGCTCGGCGTCAGTGCCCCCGAACAGATGTAG
- a CDS encoding maleylpyruvate isomerase N-terminal domain-containing protein: MSRSSESRSSSSSGAADDLDIALELAVDVLSEADSEDWGNKAGSLEWDCWETVEHLSDDLFAYAVQLGPRTPPRDGKVPFVWESRRPGGPENAIHADRTAGPAGLLRTLEASGALLVAMVRTTSPQTRAYHVFGVSDPEGFAAMGIVETLVHTHDLARGLGLSWTPPAAPCSRALIRLFPHAPGDADPWSTLLWATGRTELPGHPRLATWSWDGTPRG; this comes from the coding sequence ATGTCCCGATCATCCGAGAGTCGCTCGTCCTCGTCCTCCGGCGCAGCGGACGACCTCGATATCGCCCTGGAACTCGCCGTGGACGTCCTGAGCGAAGCGGATTCGGAGGACTGGGGGAACAAGGCGGGTTCCCTGGAGTGGGACTGCTGGGAGACCGTCGAGCACCTCAGTGACGACCTGTTCGCGTACGCCGTCCAACTGGGCCCCAGGACACCACCCCGGGACGGCAAGGTGCCCTTCGTGTGGGAGAGCCGCCGCCCCGGCGGCCCGGAGAACGCGATTCACGCGGACCGGACGGCGGGGCCCGCCGGCCTGCTGCGGACGCTGGAGGCGAGCGGGGCGCTGCTCGTCGCCATGGTGCGCACGACCTCTCCGCAGACCCGCGCCTACCACGTCTTCGGTGTCTCGGATCCCGAGGGATTCGCCGCGATGGGCATCGTGGAGACCCTGGTGCACACGCATGACCTGGCTCGCGGTCTCGGGCTCTCCTGGACCCCGCCCGCCGCCCCGTGCTCGCGAGCACTCATCCGGCTTTTTCCGCACGCACCGGGGGACGCGGACCCGTGGAGCACCTTGCTGTGGGCAACGGGACGCACCGAACTCCCCGGACACCCTCGGCTCGCCACCTGGAGCTGGGACGGCACGCCGCGGGGGTAG
- the cynS gene encoding cyanase has translation MNRSEATERLHEAKRKKGFGYTELAERMGVDRAWLTAAMLGQHPLEAGQAEQLGELLELPEEVVPVLTEIPHRGSLDSVPPTDPTIYRIYEALQVYGTTIKELINEDFGDGIMSAITFNLDVQREETAEGPRVRIVLDGKFLPYKW, from the coding sequence ATGAACAGGTCGGAGGCCACGGAGCGGCTTCACGAGGCCAAGCGGAAGAAGGGGTTCGGGTACACCGAGCTGGCCGAGCGCATGGGAGTGGACAGGGCCTGGCTGACCGCGGCGATGCTCGGGCAGCATCCGCTGGAGGCCGGGCAGGCCGAGCAGCTCGGGGAACTGCTCGAGCTCCCCGAAGAAGTGGTTCCGGTGCTCACGGAGATCCCCCACCGCGGTTCGCTGGATTCGGTCCCGCCGACGGATCCGACGATCTATCGCATCTACGAGGCGCTCCAGGTGTACGGCACCACCATCAAGGAACTGATCAACGAGGACTTCGGTGACGGGATCATGAGCGCGATCACGTTCAACCTCGACGTCCAGCGGGAGGAGACCGCGGAGGGCCCGCGCGTTCGGATCGTGCTCGACGGCAAGTTCCTGCCCTACAAGTGGTGA
- the lysA gene encoding diaminopimelate decarboxylase: MRAHPAGPRHAADAAVSPASGLAAPSSVEEVNQLHPKVWPRNAARRSDGVTTLAGNDVRELAERHGTPLFVLDEDDFRSRCRDYVAAFGDPSAVHYAAKAFLCTEIARWIDQEGLSLDVCTGGELQVALRAEFPPERIAMHGNNKSTAELAAALDAGVGSVVLDSFHEIARLEHLAHERGVTQPVMIRTTVGVEAHTHEFIATAHEDQKFGFSLAAGDAAEAASRVLKSGSLRLVGLHSHIGSQIFDDDGFELAAHRVIGLLAQLRAEHGPEALDSVTTVDLGGGQGIAYTREDDPLPPATLAERLGEVVRKECAAAGLPAPRIAVEPGRAIAGPGTVTVYEVGTIKDVALDGGASRRYISVDGGMSDNIRTSLYDAFYDCRLVSREGERPGVLSRIVGKHCESGDVVVRDNWMPEDVAPGDLVAVATTGAYCYVMASNYNRLPKPAVVTVRSGESRLLLRRETEDDLLRLEV, translated from the coding sequence ATGCGCGCCCATCCAGCGGGCCCGAGGCACGCCGCCGACGCGGCCGTGTCACCGGCTTCCGGGCTCGCAGCCCCCTCCTCCGTGGAGGAGGTCAACCAGCTTCATCCGAAGGTGTGGCCGCGCAATGCCGCCCGCCGTTCGGACGGGGTTACCACGCTCGCGGGAAACGATGTGCGCGAGTTGGCCGAACGCCACGGCACTCCGCTGTTCGTGCTGGACGAGGACGACTTCCGCTCACGCTGCAGGGACTACGTGGCCGCCTTCGGCGACCCGTCCGCCGTGCACTACGCGGCCAAGGCGTTCCTGTGCACCGAGATCGCCCGGTGGATCGACCAGGAAGGGCTCTCCCTGGACGTCTGCACCGGCGGGGAGCTCCAGGTCGCCCTGCGCGCGGAGTTCCCGCCCGAGCGGATCGCGATGCACGGCAACAACAAGTCCACCGCCGAGCTCGCCGCCGCCCTGGACGCCGGGGTCGGCTCGGTGGTGCTCGACTCGTTCCACGAGATAGCGCGGCTGGAGCACCTCGCGCACGAGCGCGGGGTGACCCAGCCGGTCATGATCAGAACCACAGTCGGGGTGGAAGCCCACACCCACGAGTTCATCGCCACGGCGCACGAGGACCAGAAGTTCGGTTTCTCACTGGCGGCCGGGGACGCGGCCGAGGCCGCGAGCCGGGTGCTGAAGTCCGGCTCGCTGCGGCTGGTCGGGCTGCACAGCCACATAGGTTCGCAGATCTTCGACGACGACGGTTTCGAGCTCGCCGCGCACCGGGTGATCGGTCTGCTGGCCCAGCTGCGGGCCGAGCACGGCCCGGAGGCCCTCGACTCGGTCACGACCGTGGACCTCGGAGGTGGGCAGGGGATCGCCTACACCCGGGAGGACGACCCGCTGCCGCCCGCGACGCTGGCCGAACGGCTGGGCGAGGTCGTGCGCAAGGAGTGCGCCGCTGCCGGGCTCCCCGCGCCGCGCATCGCCGTGGAGCCGGGGCGGGCCATAGCGGGCCCCGGAACCGTCACGGTCTACGAAGTGGGCACCATCAAGGACGTCGCGCTGGACGGCGGAGCCTCGCGACGCTACATCAGCGTCGACGGCGGGATGAGCGACAACATCCGGACCTCGCTCTACGACGCGTTTTACGACTGCCGTCTGGTCTCCCGCGAGGGGGAGCGCCCCGGGGTGCTGTCCCGCATCGTGGGCAAACACTGCGAATCCGGTGACGTGGTGGTGCGGGACAACTGGATGCCCGAGGATGTTGCCCCGGGCGATCTGGTGGCCGTGGCCACCACGGGCGCGTACTGCTACGTGATGGCCAGCAACTACAACCGGTTGCCGAAACCGGCCGTCGTGACGGTGCGCTCCGGGGAGTCGCGATTGTTGCTACGCAGGGAGACCGAGGACGACCTGCTTCGGCTGGAGGTGTGA
- a CDS encoding homoserine dehydrogenase, with product MIEDREPIRVALLGCGTVGTEVLRLLREYPTEYAARTGAPVHVTGVAVRRPHKHPEVPEHLLTTDAESLVEGNADVVVELVGGIEPARSLLSRALHAGKSVVTANKALLAEHGSELYAAADANGADIYFEAAVAGAIPLLRPLRESLAGDRINRVMGIVNGTSNYILSAMDSTGAGYAETLEEAGQLGYAEADPTADVDGFDAAAKAAILASLAFHTRVTAFDVHREGISEVGAGEIQAARALDRTVKLLAICERVVDEDGSESVSARVHPAMIPRDHPLAGVSGAFNAVFVEAESAGQLMFYGQGAGGAPTASAVLGDLVAAARNVVVSGKGPRESAHAQLPVRSMDRTPTRYHISLDVADKPGVLSQVASMFNEHDVSISVVRQQGRGADASLVVVTHTASDAALRRTVDKIAGLSAVLEVVSVMRVEGEPS from the coding sequence GTGATCGAGGATCGGGAACCGATCAGGGTGGCGCTGCTGGGCTGCGGCACGGTGGGCACCGAGGTGCTGCGACTGCTGCGCGAGTACCCCACCGAGTACGCCGCTCGAACCGGTGCTCCGGTGCACGTCACCGGTGTGGCGGTGCGCCGCCCCCACAAGCACCCCGAGGTGCCGGAACACCTGTTGACCACAGACGCGGAGTCGCTCGTCGAGGGGAACGCCGACGTCGTCGTGGAGCTGGTCGGCGGTATCGAACCGGCCCGCTCGCTGCTGTCGAGGGCGTTGCACGCGGGCAAGTCCGTCGTGACGGCCAACAAGGCCCTGCTGGCCGAACACGGTTCGGAGCTGTACGCGGCCGCCGACGCGAACGGCGCCGACATCTACTTCGAGGCCGCCGTGGCCGGGGCGATCCCCCTGCTGCGCCCGCTGCGGGAGTCGTTGGCGGGTGACCGCATCAACCGGGTCATGGGCATCGTCAACGGCACGAGCAACTACATCCTCTCCGCGATGGACTCCACGGGTGCGGGCTACGCCGAGACCCTGGAGGAGGCGGGGCAGCTCGGTTACGCCGAAGCGGACCCGACGGCCGATGTGGACGGGTTCGACGCGGCGGCCAAGGCCGCGATCCTGGCCTCGTTGGCCTTCCACACCAGGGTCACCGCCTTCGACGTCCACAGGGAGGGCATCTCCGAGGTGGGTGCCGGGGAGATCCAGGCCGCCCGCGCGCTCGACCGCACGGTCAAGCTGCTCGCGATCTGCGAACGAGTGGTCGACGAGGACGGTTCCGAGTCGGTCTCCGCGCGGGTCCACCCGGCGATGATCCCCCGGGATCACCCGCTGGCCGGGGTTTCCGGCGCGTTCAACGCCGTGTTCGTCGAGGCGGAGTCGGCAGGCCAGCTGATGTTCTACGGGCAGGGCGCAGGCGGGGCCCCCACTGCCAGCGCCGTGCTGGGCGATCTCGTCGCCGCGGCGCGCAACGTCGTGGTTTCCGGGAAGGGGCCGCGCGAGTCCGCTCACGCGCAGTTGCCGGTCCGCTCGATGGACCGCACGCCGACTCGGTACCACATCAGCCTGGACGTCGCGGACAAGCCGGGCGTGCTGTCCCAGGTGGCCTCGATGTTCAACGAGCACGACGTGAGCATCTCGGTGGTGCGCCAGCAGGGGCGCGGCGCGGACGCCAGCCTGGTCGTGGTGACGCACACCGCGAGCGACGCCGCGTTGCGCAGGACGGTGGACAAGATCGCGGGGCTGTCCGCGGTGCTCGAGGTTGTCAGTGTTATGCGGGTGGAAGGGGAACCGTCGTGA
- the ureG gene encoding urease accessory protein UreG, giving the protein MRAEHRNEDHEHEHRHPVDFDPTAAGPDPFASDGAAGRPMRIGVGGPVGSGKTALTAALCRALGSELELAVVTNDIYTTEDADFLRREGVLDASRVEAVQTGACPHTAIRDDITANLDAVERLQHEHPALDLVLVESGGDNLTAVFSRGLADVQIFVVDVAGGDKVPRKGGPGVTTADLLVINKVDLAERVGADMDVMCSDARRMRGELAVITQSLTDDPTAARTATWVRDQVAAWSSTEPAGK; this is encoded by the coding sequence TTGCGAGCTGAACACCGGAACGAGGACCACGAGCACGAACACCGGCACCCCGTCGACTTCGACCCGACGGCGGCCGGACCGGACCCGTTCGCCTCCGACGGGGCGGCGGGCCGTCCGATGCGCATCGGTGTGGGCGGACCGGTCGGCAGCGGCAAGACCGCGCTGACGGCCGCGCTGTGCCGCGCGCTCGGGAGCGAGCTGGAACTGGCCGTGGTCACCAACGACATCTACACCACGGAGGACGCCGACTTCCTCCGGCGGGAGGGCGTGCTGGACGCGAGCAGGGTGGAGGCGGTGCAGACCGGGGCCTGCCCGCACACCGCGATCAGGGACGACATCACCGCCAACCTCGACGCGGTGGAGCGGCTCCAGCACGAGCACCCCGCGCTGGACCTGGTTCTGGTGGAGAGCGGTGGGGACAACCTGACCGCCGTGTTCAGCAGGGGGCTGGCCGACGTCCAGATCTTCGTGGTCGACGTCGCGGGCGGGGACAAGGTCCCCCGCAAGGGCGGGCCCGGGGTGACCACCGCGGACCTGCTGGTGATCAACAAAGTGGACCTGGCCGAGCGGGTCGGAGCCGACATGGACGTGATGTGCTCCGACGCGCGGCGGATGCGCGGCGAGCTGGCGGTGATCACCCAGTCCCTGACGGACGACCCCACCGCCGCGCGGACGGCGACCTGGGTGCGGGACCAGGTGGCCGCTTGGTCGTCGACCGAACCGGCCGGGAAGTGA
- a CDS encoding urease accessory protein UreD, whose protein sequence is MRSRARLVVERDARGDSVVRELRSQAPLTLVPRRRTSGTSRRAVVHLVGSASSPLGGDDLALHVSVAPGARLSLRGIAATLALPGHGPGGSRSSIRIEVAEGGTVEYLPEPTVVTERAAHRAELSVRLEEHARVRCLETLVLGRTGEQPGQLRTDLELERGGRRLLRNGLDVGDPALGASHGYLGGARVLATEAVVWDRDPEAPVSERDWTLVPLASGGALTTVLTGDTITAGRCLERARAAHPAGAEFTER, encoded by the coding sequence GTGAGGTCGCGGGCCCGGCTGGTCGTCGAGCGGGACGCGCGCGGGGATTCGGTGGTGCGCGAACTCCGTTCGCAGGCGCCGCTGACCCTCGTCCCGCGCCGCCGGACGAGCGGAACGAGTCGGCGGGCCGTGGTTCACCTGGTGGGCTCGGCGAGCTCGCCGCTGGGAGGTGACGACCTCGCACTGCACGTGAGCGTCGCGCCGGGGGCCCGACTCTCGTTGCGCGGTATCGCGGCGACTCTCGCCCTGCCGGGGCACGGCCCCGGGGGCAGTCGCAGCTCCATCCGGATCGAGGTGGCCGAGGGCGGGACCGTCGAGTACCTCCCCGAGCCCACCGTGGTGACCGAGCGGGCCGCGCACCGCGCCGAGCTGTCGGTTCGGCTGGAGGAGCACGCCAGGGTGCGTTGCCTCGAGACCCTCGTCCTCGGAAGGACCGGTGAGCAGCCGGGGCAGCTGCGCACCGATCTCGAGCTGGAGCGCGGCGGGCGCAGACTGCTGCGCAACGGCCTCGACGTCGGCGATCCCGCGCTCGGCGCCAGCCACGGGTATCTCGGCGGAGCGCGGGTGCTGGCGACCGAAGCCGTGGTGTGGGACCGCGATCCGGAAGCACCCGTCTCGGAGCGGGATTGGACGTTGGTGCCGCTGGCTTCCGGCGGGGCGCTGACCACCGTGCTCACCGGGGACACGATCACGGCTGGGCGTTGCCTGGAGCGTGCGCGCGCCGCGCATCCGGCCGGAGCCGAGTTCACCGAGCGGTGA
- a CDS encoding putative bifunctional diguanylate cyclase/phosphodiesterase — translation MSGAQERRGIRADGEGIVGKLASSLEDYAVYTLDPDGVVSSWNPGAERMTGASAAEVVGENIAAFYTAEQVAAGEPRELLDKAVRRGSCVDEGWRVRKDGTRFWANVVTTALWSSDGELRGFVRVTRDDTELHSRLESSLRQFRDLFGIAPVGIGVFDRYGYALDTNHALCELLGYEPAEMRGTHLTNMVPPDTPGRERLRESFRGGDSPEREGVQEWPLSRADGTRVICELHAAKSVRSDGEEFWLVIFQDVTERHRTIEEWRYWATHDELTGLPNRSAVTQWLADADMDGFAMLYCDITNFRRINESLGLKAGDDLLVEMAKRLRNDLPEEWLVGRMAADEYLIVCPDVVAAGGADQMATFVLELFHRPVYLRGHPPIQLSASVGAAVAEDNTTVEDLLRSASAAVMNAKSGGKDRIAVADPELITSMDRQLQLESELRSAIEAEELTLHYQPILDDTGRILAAEALVRWDHPELGLLLPGRFLPVAARGDLLRELDLCVLRLAMRDAATWPVGEDGRPVVTFNLGELSPADRDFVEVLGAAVAETGVGWERVVIELVETSLINIADRGAEAMHEVTGNGARFALDDFGTGYSSLDRLKEFPIGVIKIDRSFVAEIADSSGFSVVKAIADLAEALGCTCTAEGVETVEQFEALRGMGVRTYQGWLFSRAVSSSELRELLTTGSLSSPEE, via the coding sequence ATGAGCGGTGCGCAGGAGCGACGTGGGATTCGGGCTGACGGGGAGGGGATCGTCGGAAAACTCGCCTCCTCGTTGGAGGACTACGCCGTCTACACCCTCGACCCGGACGGAGTGGTTTCGAGCTGGAACCCCGGTGCCGAGCGGATGACGGGGGCTTCCGCCGCGGAGGTGGTCGGCGAGAACATCGCGGCCTTCTACACGGCCGAGCAGGTGGCCGCGGGGGAACCGCGGGAGCTGCTCGACAAGGCCGTGCGGCGGGGAAGCTGCGTCGACGAGGGCTGGAGGGTTCGCAAGGACGGAACCCGGTTCTGGGCCAACGTGGTCACCACCGCGCTGTGGTCCAGCGACGGAGAGCTGCGCGGCTTCGTGCGGGTCACCAGGGACGACACGGAACTGCACTCCCGGCTGGAGAGCTCGTTGCGGCAGTTCCGCGACCTGTTCGGCATCGCCCCGGTGGGCATAGGTGTGTTCGACCGGTACGGCTACGCGCTCGATACCAACCACGCGCTGTGCGAGCTGCTCGGTTACGAGCCGGCCGAGATGCGCGGTACGCACCTGACGAACATGGTCCCTCCGGACACCCCGGGAAGGGAGAGGCTGCGGGAGAGCTTCCGAGGAGGGGATTCCCCGGAGCGGGAAGGGGTCCAGGAGTGGCCGCTGAGCCGTGCGGACGGCACGCGGGTCATCTGCGAGCTGCACGCGGCCAAGTCGGTGCGTTCCGACGGGGAGGAGTTCTGGTTGGTGATCTTCCAGGACGTCACCGAACGTCACCGGACGATCGAGGAGTGGCGTTACTGGGCGACGCACGATGAGCTGACGGGGCTGCCGAACCGGAGCGCGGTCACCCAGTGGCTGGCCGATGCCGATATGGACGGGTTCGCGATGCTCTACTGCGACATCACGAACTTCCGCCGGATCAACGAGTCCCTCGGGTTGAAGGCCGGGGACGATCTCCTCGTCGAGATGGCCAAGCGGCTGCGCAACGATCTGCCCGAGGAATGGCTGGTCGGCCGGATGGCGGCGGACGAGTACCTGATCGTGTGTCCCGACGTCGTCGCCGCGGGTGGTGCCGACCAGATGGCCACGTTCGTGCTCGAGCTGTTCCACAGACCCGTCTACCTGCGCGGACACCCGCCGATCCAGCTATCGGCCTCGGTGGGGGCTGCCGTCGCGGAGGACAACACCACCGTCGAGGACCTGCTGCGCTCAGCGAGCGCGGCGGTGATGAACGCGAAGTCGGGCGGGAAGGACCGGATAGCGGTAGCCGACCCCGAGCTCATCACCTCGATGGACCGCCAGCTCCAGCTGGAGAGCGAACTGCGCTCGGCAATCGAGGCCGAGGAACTGACCCTGCACTACCAGCCGATCCTGGACGACACCGGGAGGATCCTCGCGGCAGAGGCGCTGGTGCGCTGGGACCACCCCGAACTCGGTCTGCTCCTGCCGGGCCGCTTCCTGCCCGTGGCCGCCCGGGGAGACCTGCTGCGCGAGCTGGATCTCTGCGTGCTGCGCTTGGCGATGCGCGACGCGGCGACCTGGCCCGTGGGGGAGGACGGAAGGCCCGTGGTCACGTTCAACCTGGGGGAGCTCTCCCCGGCGGACCGTGATTTCGTGGAGGTGCTCGGAGCCGCGGTCGCGGAGACCGGGGTCGGCTGGGAACGCGTCGTCATCGAGCTGGTGGAGACCTCACTGATCAACATCGCGGATCGGGGCGCCGAGGCGATGCACGAAGTGACGGGGAACGGGGCGCGGTTCGCGCTGGACGACTTCGGCACGGGCTACTCCTCCCTGGACCGGCTCAAGGAGTTCCCCATCGGGGTCATCAAGATCGACCGGAGCTTTGTGGCGGAGATCGCGGATTCTTCCGGATTCTCCGTGGTCAAGGCCATCGCGGACCTCGCCGAGGCGCTCGGCTGCACCTGCACCGCCGAGGGAGTGGAAACCGTCGAGCAGTTCGAGGCACTGCGTGGCATGGGGGTGCGGACCTACCAGGGCTGGTTGTTCTCCCGTGCTGTCTCCTCCTCCGAGCTGAGGGAGCTGCTGACCACGGGTTCGTTGTCATCACCCGAGGAGTGA